A region from the Medicago truncatula cultivar Jemalong A17 chromosome 6, MtrunA17r5.0-ANR, whole genome shotgun sequence genome encodes:
- the LOC11434420 gene encoding hydroquinone glucosyltransferase: METKTHIALVTVPVYSHLRSILEFTKRLVHLNQNIHVTCINPTFGSSICNNVKSLFESLPSNINYMFLPPINLEDLPKDIHPALKVEATLHRSIPSIYDVLNTLHSSSKLVAVISDGLINEVLRLTKKLDILAYSYFPSTTMLLSLCLHSSNLDKTISSANKDLLEPLEIPGCIPINSTDLPDPMLDRSSEGYKIFLEANDRFYLADGIMINSFLALEETTIRALQEKEDEGIPSIYPIGPFVQNVSCDNGSDLEYLQFLDKQEKKSVLYVSFGSGGTLFSEQIIELAFGLELSGQNFLWVLRPPNKHGVIDDLDSGEYEDEILYNFLPNGFLERTKGKGLVVPYWAPQIEILGHSSIGGFLTHCGWNSTLESVVNGIPIIAWPLFAEQKMNAVLLSDGLKVAIRPKVNENGIVEREEIAKVVKNLMVGEEGKEIHQRMEKLKGNAIDALKENGSSTMTLTHLALKLESLGSHLGT, translated from the coding sequence ATGGAGACCAAAACTCACATAGCCTTAGTTACAGTTCCTGTATACAGCCACCTACGTTCAATTCTTGAATTCACCAAAAGATTGGTTCATCTAAACCAAAACATTCATGTCACATGCATTAACCCCACATTTGGTTCTTCAATTTGCAACAATGTCAAATCCCTCTTTGAATCTCTTCCATCAAACATAAACTACATGTTTCTTCCACCAATAAATTTAGAAGATTTACCAAAAGATATTCACCCTGCGCTCAAAGTTGAAGCCACTTTACACCGTTCTATTCCTTCGATTTATGATGTATTGAACACGTTACATTCTAGTTCAAAACTTGTTGCGGTTATTTCTGATGGTTTAATAAACGAAGTGTTACGATTAACCAAGAAACTCGATATTTTAGCCTACTCATATTTTCCTTCCACAACCATGTTACTATCGCTTTGTTTGCATTCTTCAAATCTAGACAAAACAATTTCTTCCGCAAATAAAGACCTATTAGAACCATTAGAGATTCCCGGTTGCATACCGATTAATAGTACTGATCTCCCGGACCCTATGCTTGATCGATCAAGCGAAGGGTACAAGATTTTTCTTGAAGCTAATGATAGATTCTATTTAGCTGATGGTATAATGATTAATAGTTTTCTTGCACTTGAAGAAACAACCATAAGAGCCTTGCAAGAAAAAGAGGATGAAGGAATTCCTTCTATTTACCCAATTGGTCCTTTTGTGCAAAATGTGTCATGTGATAATGGAAGTGATCTTGAATACTTGCAATTTTTGGACAAGCAAGAAAAGAAATCTGTTTTGTATGTTTCATTTGGAAGTGGTGGAACACTTTTTAGTGAACAAATAATTGAGCTTGCATTTGGATTGGAATTGAGTGGCCAAAACTTTTTGTGGGTTTTAAGGCCACCAAATAAACATGGTGTTATTGATGATCTTGATAGTGGTGAATATGAAGATGaaattctttataattttttaccaaaTGGTTTTTTGGAAAGAACAAAAGGGAAAGGTTTAGTAGTTCCATATTGGGCACCACAAATTGAAATTCTTGGTCATAGTTCAATTGGTGGGTTTTTAACTCATTGTGGTTGGAATTCAACACTTGAAAGTGTTGTAAATGGAATTCCAATAATAGCATGGCCACTCTTTGCTGAACAAAAGATGAATGCAGTTTTGTTAAGTGATGGTTTGAAAGTGGCTATTAGACCTAAAGTTAATGAGAATGGTATAGTGGAAAGGGAAGAGATAGCTAAGGTTGTAAAGAATTTAATGGTTGGTGAAGAAGGAAAGGAAATTCATCAAAGAATGGAAAAGTTGAAAGGTAATGCTATTGATGCTTTAAAGGAAAATGGATCTTCAACAATGACTCTTACACATTTGGCATTAAAATTGGAAAGTTTGGGGTCACATCTAGGAACTTAA
- the LOC11428428 gene encoding conserved oligomeric Golgi complex subunit 7, with translation MMVDLVQFSNSNFDPKKWINTACHSRHSQQSLDKHLIDLEMKLQMLSEEISASLEEQSSAALLHVPRATRDVVRLRDDAGSLRSAVSVILHNLQKAEGSSAESIAALAKVDVVKQRMEAAYETLQDAAGLTQLSSTVEDVFTSGDLPRAAETLANMRHCLSAVGEVAEFANIRKQLEVLEDRLDTMVQPPLTDALSNRKIDAAQDLRGVLIRIGRFKSLESQYSKVHLKPIKKLWEDLESREHASKSANEKSEMETMSTGGDFQSSPTISFSNWLPSFYDELLLYLEQEWKWCMVAFPEDYKTLVPKLLSDTMMAIGASFISHINLAIGDAVPETKALAKGLSDILSGDMQKGIKLQTKHLESLIELHNITGTFARNIQHLFSGCDVLVLMDVLKSVYLPYESFKQRYGQMERAILSSEIAGIDLRGAVIRRVGAQGVELSETIRRMEESIPQVIILLEAAAERCISFTGGSEADELILALDDIMLKYISTLQETLKSLRTVCGVDYGGDGTGKKDENQNARKVDLISNEEEWSMVQGALQILTVADSLTSRSSVFEASLRATLARFSTTLSFSAFGSSLDQNQIIHGNEYEEPSFGGRASLDMATLRLVNVPEKARKLFSLLNQSKDPRFHALPLASQRVAAFEDMVNELVYDVLISKVRQCLSDVSRLPIWSSVEEQSAFHLPAFSAYPQSYVTSVGEYLLTLPQQLEPLAEGISTGEANDEAQFFATEWMFKIAEGATTLYIEQLRGIQYITDRGAQQLSVDIDYLSNVLSALSMPIPAVLTTFHSCLSTSRDQLKDLLKTDSANHLDLPTANLVCKMRRVNLDS, from the exons ATGATGGTAGATTTGGTTCAATTCTCAAACTCAAATTTCGACCCAAAGAAATGGATCAACACAGCATGTCACAGTCGACACTCTCAACAGTCATTAGACAAACACCTGATCGATTTGGAGATGAAACTCCAGATGCTTTCCGAAGAAATCTCCGCTTCTCTTGAGGAACAATCTTCTGCTGCTCTCCTCCATGTTCCTCGTGCCACCAGAGATGTTGTTCGTCTTCGTGATGATGCTGGTTCTCTCCGTTCTGCTGTCTCTGTCATTCTCCATAACCTCCAGAAG gcagAGGGATCGTCGGCTGAGTCCATAGCAGCACTTGCTAAGGTTGATGTAGTCAAGCAGAGGATGGAAGCTGCATATGAAACTTTGCAG GATGCTGCTGGATTAACTCAATTAAGTTCGACTGTGGAGGATGTATTTACCAGTGGTGATCTCCCCCGTGCTGCCGAAACTCTGGCTAATATGAGGCATTGCTTGTCTGCTGTCGGAGAG GTTGCTGAATTTGCCAACATAAGAAAGCAGCTTGAAGTCTTGGAGGATAGGCTGGACACAATGGTGCAGCCTCCACTTACCGATGCATTATCCAATCGCAAG ATTGACGCTGCTCAAGATTTGCGTGGAGTTCTCATTAGAATTGGAAGGTTTAAGTCTTTGGAATCACAGTATTCGAaggtacatttgaaaccaaTAAAGAAGCTTTGGGAAGACTTAGAGTCAAGAGAACATGCTAGTAAGTCTGCAAATGAGAAGAGTGAAATGGAGACGATGTCAACTGGTGGTGATTTTCAGTCATCGCCTACAATTTCATTCTCCAACTGGTTACCAAGCTTTTATGACGAGCTACTACTTTATCTTGAACAAGAATGGAAATG GTGTATGGTTGCTTTTCCCGAAGACTATAAAACTCTTGTCCCAAAGTTGCTAAGTGATACTATGATGGCTATAGGTGCCAGTTTCATATCTCATATCAACCTTGCCATTGGGGATGCTGTTCCAGAAACAAAAGCGTTGGCTAAAG GTTTATCTGATATTTTATCTGGAGATATGCAAAAGGGTATTAAGCTTCAGACTAAGCATCTGGAGTCCTTGATTGAATTGCACAATATCACGGGGACCTTTGCAAGGAATATCCAGCACTTATTTTCTGGTTGTGATGTACTAGTTTTAATGGATGTGCTGAAATCAGTTTACTTGCCATATGAATCGTTTAAACAGAg GTACGGTCAAATGGAGCGCGCCATCCTTTCCTCTGAGATTGCAGGAATAGATTTAAGAGGAGCTGTAATTCGACGGGTGGGAGCCCAAGGAGTTGAACTCAGTGAAACCATTCGTAGGATGGAGGAGTCTATTCCTCAAGTCATTATACTTCTTGAAGCAGCTGCCGAGAGATGCATCAGCTTCACCGGAGGTTCCGAGGCAGATGAGCTAATTCTTGCCCTTGATGACATAATGTTAAAATACATTTCTACTCTACAAGAAACTCTCAAGTCATTAAGAACCGTCTGTGGTGTGGATTATGGTGGGGATGGTACtggaaagaaagatgaaaaccAAAATGCTCGGAAAGTTGATTTGATCTCAAATGAGGAAGAATGGTCCATGGTCCAAGGGGCACTGCAGATCCTTACGGTTGCAGATAGTTTAACAAGTAGATCTTCTGTCTTTGAAGCATCTTTAAGAGCCACTCTTGCTAGATTCAGCACAACTTTATCTTTTTCAGCATTTGGTTCAAGTCTAGATCAAAACCAGATTATACATGGTAATGAATATGAGGAGCCATCTTTTGGTGGAAGGGCTTCCTTGGACATGGCAACACTGCGGCTTGTTAATGTGCCCGAGAAAGCCAGGAAACTATTCAGCCTTTTGAATCAG TCTAAAGATCCCCGATTCCATGCTCTTCCCCTTGCATCTCAAAGAGTTGCAGCATTTGAAGACATGGTTAATGAACTTGTATATGATGTCCTCATATCCAAAGTACGACAATGCCTCAGTGATGTGTCCCGTTTGCCAATATGGTCATCAGTTGAGGAACAGAGTGCTTTTCATCTCCCTGCCTTCAGTGCATATCCACAGTCCTATGTGACCAGTGTTGGTGAATATCTTCTTACTTTACCCCAACAGTTGGAACCCCTTGCTGAGGGAATATCTACCGGTGAAGCCAATGATGAAGCTCAGTTCTTTGCAACTGAATGGATGTTCAAG ATTGCAGAGGGTGCAACAACACTTTACATAGAGCAGTTACGTGGGATTCAGTACATTACAGATCGCGGTGCACAGCAGCTATCAGTTGATATTGATTATCTTAGTAACGTGCTTTCCGCTCTATCAATGCCCATCCCTGCAGTTCTGACTACATTTCACAGTTGTTTATCTACCTCAAGAGACCAGCTAAAAGATCTTCTGAAGACAGATTCAGCAAACCATCTTGATCTGCCAACTGCGAACCTTGTGTGCAAGATGCGGCGAGTGAATTTAGATTCATGA
- the LOC11423776 gene encoding polygalacturonase At1g48100 isoform X2 — MKTMNINTITLIITTAFLVLFSCLERCSATRGHSWRKLKATSSTFNVLDFGAKGDGHSDDTKAFEDAWAAACKMEASTMVVPSGSVFLVKPISFSGPNCEPNIVFQLDGKIIAPTSPSAWGSGTLQWLEFTKLNKITIKGKGVIDGQGSVWWNDSEKLPKTKPTALRFYGSDGVSVSGITIQNSQQTHLKFDSCTNVQVFDITTSSPGDSPNTDGIHLQNSQDVVISGSTLSCGHGISIGSLGKENTKACVSNVTVRDVTLQNTLTGVRIKTWQGGSGSVQNIMFSNIQVSDVKTPIMIDQFYCDGGKCRNVTSAVAVSSIHYTNVHGTYTKEPIYFACSDSLPCKGITLDTIKLESSQNSNVPFCWKAYGELKTEIVPPVDCLQRGNPSSGGITSNKESSC; from the exons ATGAAGACTATGAACATAAACACTATTACATTGATCATTACCACTgcttttttggttttattttcatGTCTTGAAAGATGCAGTGCCACAAGAGGCCACAGTTGGAGGAAACTCAAAGCTACCTCTTCTACTTTCAATGTATTAGATTTTGGAGCTAAAGGTGATGGACATTCTGATGACACAAAG GCCTTTGAAGATGCATGGGCAGCTGCTTGTAAGATGGAGGCATCAACAATGGTTGTTCCATCCGGTTCTGTTTTTCTAGTAAAACCAATTTCATTCTCTGGCCCTAATTGTGAGCCTAACATTGTTTTTCAG CTGGATGGAAAAATCATTGCTCCTACAAGTCCTTCAGCTTGGGGCTCAGGTACTTTGCAATGGCTTGAGTTCACTAAGCTAAACAAGATTACAATTAAAGGCAAAGGTGTCATTGATGGTCAAGGCTCTGTTTGGTGGAATGATAGTGAGAAACTACCAAAAACCAAACCAACG GCACTAAGGTTCTATGGAAGTGATGGTGTAAGTGTGAGTGGTATAACCATTCAAAACAGTCAACAAACCCATCTCAAATTTGATTCATGCACAAATGTTCAAGTCTTTGATATAACAACTTCATCACCTGGTGATAGTCCTAACACAGATGGAATTCACCTACAAAATTCTCAAGATGTGGTCATATCTGGCAGCACACTTAGTTGTG GTCATGGAATTAGTATCGGAAGTCTCGGAAAAGAGAACACCAAAGCTTGTGTTTCCAATGTCACCGTTCGCGATGTTACTCTCCAGAACACCTTGACTGGGGTGAGAATCAAAACATGGCAG GGAGGCTCAGGCTCAGTCCAAAACATCATGTTCTCAAACATTCAAGTTTCTGATGTAAAAACTCCAATAATGATTGATCAATTCTATTGTGATGGTGGAAAGTGTCGTAATGTAACATCAGCTGTGGCAGTATCAAGTATACATTATACAAATGTACATGGAACTTACACTAAAGAACCTATTTATTTTGCATGTAGTGATAGCTTACCTTGTAAAGGTATAACCCTTGATACAATAAAGCTTGAATCAAGCCAAAACTCCAATGTTCCTTTTTGTTGGAAAGCATATGGTGAATTGAAAACTGAAATTGTTCCTCCTGTTGATTGTCTTCAAAGAGGGAATCCATCAAGTGGTGGAATCACTTCTAACAAAGAAAGTTCTTGCTGA
- the LOC11423776 gene encoding polygalacturonase At1g48100 isoform X1, with amino-acid sequence MKTMNINTITLIITTAFLVLFSCLERCSATRGHSWRKLKATSSTFNVLDFGAKGDGHSDDTKAFEDAWAAACKMEASTMVVPSGSVFLVKPISFSGPNCEPNIVFQLDGKIIAPTSPSAWGSGTLQWLEFTKLNKITIKGKGVIDGQGSVWWNDSEKLPKTKPTALRFYGSDGVSVSGITIQNSQQTHLKFDSCTNVQVFDITTSSPGDSPNTDGIHLQNSQDVVISGSTLSCGDDCVSIQTGCSNILVHNVNCGPGHGISIGSLGKENTKACVSNVTVRDVTLQNTLTGVRIKTWQGGSGSVQNIMFSNIQVSDVKTPIMIDQFYCDGGKCRNVTSAVAVSSIHYTNVHGTYTKEPIYFACSDSLPCKGITLDTIKLESSQNSNVPFCWKAYGELKTEIVPPVDCLQRGNPSSGGITSNKESSC; translated from the exons ATGAAGACTATGAACATAAACACTATTACATTGATCATTACCACTgcttttttggttttattttcatGTCTTGAAAGATGCAGTGCCACAAGAGGCCACAGTTGGAGGAAACTCAAAGCTACCTCTTCTACTTTCAATGTATTAGATTTTGGAGCTAAAGGTGATGGACATTCTGATGACACAAAG GCCTTTGAAGATGCATGGGCAGCTGCTTGTAAGATGGAGGCATCAACAATGGTTGTTCCATCCGGTTCTGTTTTTCTAGTAAAACCAATTTCATTCTCTGGCCCTAATTGTGAGCCTAACATTGTTTTTCAG CTGGATGGAAAAATCATTGCTCCTACAAGTCCTTCAGCTTGGGGCTCAGGTACTTTGCAATGGCTTGAGTTCACTAAGCTAAACAAGATTACAATTAAAGGCAAAGGTGTCATTGATGGTCAAGGCTCTGTTTGGTGGAATGATAGTGAGAAACTACCAAAAACCAAACCAACG GCACTAAGGTTCTATGGAAGTGATGGTGTAAGTGTGAGTGGTATAACCATTCAAAACAGTCAACAAACCCATCTCAAATTTGATTCATGCACAAATGTTCAAGTCTTTGATATAACAACTTCATCACCTGGTGATAGTCCTAACACAGATGGAATTCACCTACAAAATTCTCAAGATGTGGTCATATCTGGCAGCACACTTAGTTGTG GGGATGATTGTGTGTCTATACAAACTGGTTGTTCTAACATATTGGTGCACAATGTTAATTGTGGACCAGGTCATGGAATTAGTATCGGAAGTCTCGGAAAAGAGAACACCAAAGCTTGTGTTTCCAATGTCACCGTTCGCGATGTTACTCTCCAGAACACCTTGACTGGGGTGAGAATCAAAACATGGCAG GGAGGCTCAGGCTCAGTCCAAAACATCATGTTCTCAAACATTCAAGTTTCTGATGTAAAAACTCCAATAATGATTGATCAATTCTATTGTGATGGTGGAAAGTGTCGTAATGTAACATCAGCTGTGGCAGTATCAAGTATACATTATACAAATGTACATGGAACTTACACTAAAGAACCTATTTATTTTGCATGTAGTGATAGCTTACCTTGTAAAGGTATAACCCTTGATACAATAAAGCTTGAATCAAGCCAAAACTCCAATGTTCCTTTTTGTTGGAAAGCATATGGTGAATTGAAAACTGAAATTGTTCCTCCTGTTGATTGTCTTCAAAGAGGGAATCCATCAAGTGGTGGAATCACTTCTAACAAAGAAAGTTCTTGCTGA